GTTACGCTGACTTTCGGTTCGTACCACGATGTGGACTCGAACGAAATGGCGTTCAAGATGGCCGCTATCTTCGGTTTCAAGGAAGCTGCCCGCAAGGCCAACCCCGTCATCCTGGAACCCATGATGGCTGTGGAAGTGGAAACACCTGAAGACTACGCCGGTACCGTGATGGGTGACCTGTCTTCCCGTCGCGGCATGGTGCAGGGCATGGACGACATGGTTGGTGGCGGCAAGGCCATCAAGGCTGAAGTGCCTCTGTCCGAAATGTTCGGCTATGCCACTTCGCTGCGTTCCATGACTCAAGGTCGCGCCAGCTACACCATGGAATTCAAGCACTACGCTGAAGCTCCTCGTAACGTGGCCGAATCCATCGTCGCTGCCCGCGCCAAGTAATTGACGCAGGTTTGACGAATCCGTCATAATCTAAGGCTTCCAATCGCGGCAGTCCCTTGAGGATTGCCGCGATTTTTGCCGGTCTGCGATCCCATGCCGTCCTGTTTCCTGTGCGGGGCGAATCAGCAATGAGGTGCAGACCTTAAACATCACACAGGTTTTTGCTCTTTCGGAGAAATCATGGCAAAAGAAAAGTTTGAACGCACCAAGCCCCACGTGAACGTGGGCACCATCGGTCACGTTGACCACGGCAAGACCACTCTGACTGCTGCTATCGCTACCGTGCTGTCCAAGCACTTCGGCGGTGAAGCCAAGGACTACTCGCAGATCGACAACGCCCCCGAAGAAAAGGCTCGTGGTATCACGATCAACACTTCGCACGTTGAATACGAAACTGCCAACCGCCACTACGCTCACGTGGACTGCCCTGGTCACGCTGACTATGTGAAGAACATGATCACTGGTGCCGCTCAGATGGACGGCGCTATTCTGGTTTGCTCCGCTGCTGACGGCCCCATGCCCCAGACTCGCGAGCACATCCTGCTGTCGCGTCAGGTGGGCGTGCCCTACATCATCGTGTTCCTGAACAAGGCCGACATGGTGGACGACGAAGAACTGCTGGAACTGGTCGAAATGGAAGTGCGCGAGCTGCTGTCCAAGTACGACTTCCCCGGTGACGACACCCCCATCATCCGCGGCTCCGCCAAGCTGGCCCTGGAAGGTGACCAGTCCGACAAGGGCGAGCCTGCCATCCTGAAGCTGGCCGAAGCTCTGGACACCTACATCCCCACTCCCGAGCGTGCTGTTGACGGCGCCTTCGCGATGCCCGTGGAAGACGTGTTCTCCATCTCCGGTCGTGGTACCGTGGTGACCGGCCGTATCGAGCGCGGTATCGTCAAGGTCGGCGAAGAAATCGAAATCGTCGGTATCAAGGACACCGTCAAGACCACCGTCACCGGCGTGGAAATGTTCCGCAAGCTGCTGGACCAAGGTCAAGCTGGCGACAACGTGGGTCTGCTGCTGCGCGGCACCAAGCGTGAAGACGTGGAACGCGGCCAAGTGCTGTGCAAGCCCGGCTCCATCAAGCCCCACACCAACTTCACTGCTGAAGTTTACGTGCTGTCGAAGGACGAAGGCGGTCGCCACACTCCCTTCTTCAACAACTACCGTCCCCAGTTCTACTTCCGTACAACTGACGTGACCGGCTCCATCGAACTGCCCGAAGGCAAGGAAATGGTGATGCCTGGCGATAACGTGTCGATCACTGTGAAGCTGATCTCCCCCATCGCCATGGAAGAAGGTCTGCGTTTCGCTATCCGCGAAGGTGGTCGTACTGTGGGCGCTGGTGTGGTTGCCACGATCATTGCCTAATTCTTAGAAAAGCTAGGAATTAACAATGTCTAAGCAAAAAATCCGCATCCGTCTGAAGGCTTTCGATTACAAGCTGATCGACCAGTCTGCAGCTGAAATCGTTGATACCGCCAAGCGCACCGGCGCCATCGTCAAGGGTCCCGTGCCCCTGCCGACACGCATGAAGCGCTTCGACATCCTGCGTTCGCCTCACGTCAACAAGACCAGCCGTGACCAGTTCGAAATCCGTACGCACCAGCGTCTGATGGACATCGTGGACCCGACTGACAAGACTGTTGACGCTCTGATGAAGCTGGACCTGCCCGCAGGTGTGGACGTCGAGATCAAACTGCAATAAGAGTTTTGGAAGCCTCGCAAGAGGCTTTTAAGGGTCTTTGTTTAACGCGAACTTGCTTGAAAAAGCAGTTCGCGTTAAAATTTGGAGCTTCGCTTTTGATGCGAAGTTTTATTAACCTTCTTTTGTGTGCTAGGCATGATTGCTAAAGCACAACGCTGGGCCAATTGCAGTTTCAGCGGCAAAAGTTTTGGAGCAAACAAATGAGTCTGAGCAACTCCCTGGGGTTGCTGGGTCGCAAGGTGGGCATGATGCGTCTGTTCACTGATGATGGGGACGCAGTGCCTGTCACAGTGGTGGATGTTTCTAACAACCGAGTGACTCAGGTCAAAACCCAAGAGAACGATGGCTATGTGGCCCTGCAGGTCACTTTCGGTGCACGCAAGGCTTCTCGCGTGACCAAGCCTCAAGCCGGCCACCTCGCCAAGGCGGGTGTCGAAGCCGGTGAAGTGACCCGTGAATTCCGCGTGACTGATGAAACCGCTGGCAAGTATGCCGCTGGTGCCGTTCTGCCTGTGGCAGAGCTGTTCAGCGTTGGCCAGAAGGTGGACGTGCAAGGCACCTCCATCGGTAAGGGTTACGCCGGCACGATCAAGCGCCACAACTTCAGTTCGCAGCGCGCTTCGCACGGTAACAGCCGTTCGCACAATGTTCCCGGTTCTATCGGTATGGCACAAGACCCCGGTCGCGTGTTCCCCGGTAAGCGTATGACTGGCCACATGGGCGACGAAACCGTCACTACTCAAAACCTCGACGTGGTTCGTATCGACGAAGCACGCCAACTGCTGTTGATCAAGGGTGCCATTCCTGGTGCCAAGGGCGGCTTCGTTTCCGTGCGCCCCGCGATCAAGGCTAAAGCTTCCAAAGGAGCGAACTAATGCAGCTCGAACTCCTGAATGAACAAGGCCAGGCCGCTTCCAAGGTGGAAGCTCCCGAGACTGTGTTCGGTCGTGAATTCAACGAAGATCTGGTCCACCAGCTGGTGACTGCCTACCGTGCCAACGCACGTCAAGGCACTCGCGCCCAGAAGGACCGTGAACAAGTGCGTCACACCACCGCCAAGCCTTTCAAGCAAAAGGGTACAGGCCGTGCACGTGCTGGTATGTCCTCCTCGCCTCTGTGGCGTGGCGGCGGTCGCATCTTCCCCAATCTGCCCGAAGAAAACTTCTCGCAGAAGATCAACAAGAAGATGTACCGCGCCGGTATGACTGCCATCCTGTCTCAGCTGGCCCGCGAAGGCCGTCTGGCAGTTGTGGAGTCCCTGACGCTGGATACCCCCAAGACCAAGGTGCTGGCAGACAAGTTCAAGGCTATGAACCTGTCTTCGTCGGTGATGGTGATCGCTGAAGAAATCGACGAGAACCTGTACCTGGCATCCCGCAATCTGAAGAACGTGTTCGTGGTTGAGCCGCGCTATGCAGACCCCGTGTCGCTGGTGCACTACAAGAAAGTGCTCGTCACCAAGGGTGCGATCGACAAACTCAAGGAGATGTTCGCATGAGCACTACCAAGTTTGACGAAGGTCGTCTGATGCAAGTACTGGTCGCTCCCATCGTGTCCGAAAAGGCCACTCTGGTTGCTGAAAAGTCCAATGCTGTGACATTCAAGGTGCTGCAGAACGCTACCAAGCCCGAAATCAAGGCCGCTGTGGAATTGATGTTCAAGGTTGAAGTGGCTGGCGTGTCTGTGGTGAACACCAAGGGCAAGACCAAGCGCTTTGGCAAGACCGTGGGCCGTCGCGACAATGTGCGCAAGGCTTACGTGATGCTCAAGCCCGGTCAAGAGCTGAACCTGTCTGGGGAGGCTGCGTAATCATGGCTGTTATCAAGCTCAAACCTACGACCCCCGGCCAACGCGGCGCGGTGAAGGTTACTCGCGACCACCTGCACAAGGGTGAGGGCTTTGCCCCCCTGCTGGAAGCTCAATTCCAGAAGGCCGGTCGTAATAACAACGGTCACATCACAACTCGCCACAAGGGCGGTGGTCACAAGCACCACTACCGTGTGGTGGACTTCAAGCGCAACAAGGACGGTATCCCCGCCAAGGTTGAACGCATTGAATACGACCCCAACCGTACTGCCCACATCGCTCTGGTGTGCTACGCAGACGGCGAGCGTCGCTACGTCATTGCTCCTCGCAACCTGGAAGTCGGCGCTACCATCATCAGCGGCTCCGAAGCTCCTATCCGCGTGGGCAACACCCTGCCTATCCGCAACATCCCCGTGGGCTCGACCATCCACTGCATCGAACTGAAGATCGGTGCCGGTGCTCAGATCGCTCGCTCGGCTGGTACCTCCGCCACTTTGCTGGCTCGCGAAGGCATCTACGCTCAAGTGCGTATGCGTTCGGGCGAAGTCCGCAAGGTACACATTGAGTGCCGCGCCACCATCGGTGAAGTTGCCAACGAAGAACACAGCCTGCGCCGTCTGGGCAAGGCCGGTGTGAAGCGTTGGATGGGTATTCGTCCTACCGTCCGCGGTACGGTCATGAACCCTGTCGACCACCCGCACGGTGGTGGTGAAGGTAAGACCGGTGAAGGCCGTCACCCAGTTGACCCATGGGGCAATCTGACGAAGGGCTACCGTACCCGTAACAACAAGCGCACACAGACAATGATCGTGTCGCGCCGTAAGAAGTAAGGGGTAGCAAATGACTCGTTCTCTTAAAAAGGGTCCGTTTGTTGACCATCACTTGCTGGCTAAGGTCGAAAAGGCCATCGCCACCAAGGATAAGAAGCCAGTGAAGACTTGGTCGCGTCGCTCCATGGTCCTGCCCGAGTTCATCGGTCTGACCATCGCCGTGCACAACGGCAAGCAACACGTGCCGGTTTATGTGACTGACCAGATGGTTGGCCACAAGCTGGGTGAATTCGCGCTGACTCGTACCTTCAAGGGTCACCCTGCGGACAAGAAAGCCAAGAAGTAAGGAATAGAACATGTCTGAAACACGTGCTGTTCTCCGTGGCGTCCGCCTGTCTGTTGACAAGGGTCGCCTGGTCGCGGATCTGATCCGCGGCAAGAAGGTGGATCAAGCTCTGAACATTCTCCAGTTCACACAGAAAAAAGCTGCTGTGATCTTGAAGAAGGTTCTGGAATCCGCTATCGCCAACGCTGAGCACAACGACGGCGCCGATATCGACGAACTGAAGGTCAAGACCATCTACGTCGAGCAAGGCACTACGCTCAAGCGTTTCACTGCTCGCGCCAAGGGCCGTGGCAACCGCATCAGCAAGCCTACCTGCCACATCTATGTGACAGTGGGTAACTGAGGCCTTAAGGAAGAATATGGGACAGAAAATCCATCCTACCGGCTTCCGTCTGGCGGTGAGCCGCAACTGGGCAAGCCGCTGGTACGCTAGCAACCGTGACTTCGCCGGCATGCTGGCCGAAGACATCAAGGTGCGCGAGTACCTGAAGGCCAAGCTGAAGAACGCTGCCGTGGCTCGCGTTCTGATCGAGCGTCCTGCCAAGAACGCCCGCATCACCATTTTCTCGGCTCGTCCGGGCGTGGTGATCGGCAAGAAGGGTGAAGACATCGAGGCCCTGAAGAAGGAACTCGCTGCTCGCCTGGGCGTGCCCGTGGCTGTGAACATCGAAGAAGTGCGCAAGCCTGAAATCGATGCCAAGCTGATCGCTGACTCCATCTGCCAACAGCTGGAAAAGCGCATCATGTTCCGCCGCGCCATGAAGCGTGCCATGCAGAACGCCATGCGTCTGGGTGCTCAAGGCATCAAGATCATGTCTTCCGGTCGTCTGAACGGTATCGAAATCGCTCGTACCGAGTGGTACCGTGAAGGCCGCGTGCCTCTGCACACTCTGCGTGCCGATATCGACTACGGCTTCTCCGAAGCCAAGACGACTTACGGCATCATCGGCGTGAAGGTCTGGGTCTACAAGGGTGACACCCTGGGCCGTAACGATCTGCCCGCCGTGGAAACGCCCCGTCCTGAAGACGAGCGTCGTCCTCGTGGTCCTCGTCGTGACGGTCGCCGTGATGGCCGTGATGGCGCTGGCCGTGGTGGCCGTCGTCCCGCAGGCACCAATGCCGCTCCTGCCGATGGCAGCGACAAGCCTGCTGGCGCTGGTGCTGATTCCGTTAAGCGCGTTCGTAAGGCCGACGCGCCCGCTACAGCAGCGGACGGTAAAGGAGAATAAACATGCTGCAACCTGCACGCCGCAAGTTCCGTAAGGAACAAAAAGGCCGCAACACCGGCATCGCTACCCGTGGCAACTCCGTTGCCTTCGGCGATTTCGGTTTGAAGTCTACTGACCGTGGTCGTCTGACCGCACGCCAGATCGAAGCTGCACGTCGTGCAATTTCCCGTCACGTCAAGCGTGGTGGTCGTATCTGGATCCGCGTGTTCCCGGACAAGCCCATCTCTACCAAGCCCGCCGAAGTGCGTATGGGTAACGGTAAGGGCAACCCCGAGTACTACGTGGCCGAAATCCAGCCCGGCAAGGTGATCTACGAAATCGTGGGTGTACCTGAAGAGCTGGCCCGTGAAGCGTTCCGCCTGGCTGCTGCAAAGCTGCCTCTGCGCACGACCTTCGTGTCCCGTCACATTGGTGCTTAAGGAGATCAACATGACGAAATCTGCTGAACTCCGCCAAAAAGACGTGGCTGGTCTGGAAGCTGAAGTGAAGTCCCTGCAAAAGGCTCACTTCGGTCTGCGCATGCAAAAGGCCACGCAACAACTGGGCAACACTGCGACCATCAAGGCTACACGCCGTGACATCGCTCGTGCCAAGACCATCCTTGCTGAAAAGCAAGCCGCCAAGTAAGGAGCCGACATGACGGAAGCTAAAACATCCCTCAAGCGCACCTTGATTGGCAAGGTGGTCAGCGACAAGCGTGCCAAGACTGTGACCGTTCTGGTGGAACGCCGCGTCAAGCACCCCATCTACGACAAGATCATGATCAAGTCGAGCAAGTACCACGCTCATGACGAGCAAGGTGAGTACAAGCTGGGCGACGTGGTTGAAATCACCGAGAGCCGTCCTCTCTCCAAGACCAAGAACTGGGTTGCTACCCGCTTGGTTCAAAAGGCTGCTCTGGTGTAAGCCTAACCAGGCCCGCCGGCTGCAAAGCCCTTGAAAACGACCCACAATGCTGTGGGTCGTTTTTTTATTTGGGCCGCCAAGAATGCGGTCCGTGCTTTGCAACAAAGGAGATAGTCATGATTAAAGTTGGTGATGCCCTGCCCGCAGTGACCTTGATGGAATATGTGGAAGTGGAAGGCAATGGCTGCAGCCTTGGTCCCAACCCCGTGAAGTTGCCCGAGGCTCTGGCCGGCAAGACTATTGCCGTGTTTGCCGTGCCCGGCGCTTTTACGCCCACCTGCTCCGAAAAGCACCTGCCAGGCTATGTGGCCAAGGCCGAAGAGCTCAAGGCTGCTGGCGTCGATGAAATCTGGTGCCTGGCCGTGAACGATGCTTTCGTGATGGGCGCCTGGGGCCGCGATCAGAAGGTGGCTGGCAAGGTGCGCATGATTGCCGACGGCGATGCGGCCTTTGCCAAGGCGACCGGCCTGACGCTGGACCTGAACGGCAAGGGCCTGGGCCTGCGCGCCAATCGCTTCTCGATGCTGGTCAAGGACGGCAAGGTTGCGACCCTGAACGTGGAAGCTCCCGGCAAGTTTGAAGTCAGCGATGCCGGCACCATGCTGGCTCAGGCCAAGCAGGGTTAAGTCTCTGATCGGCTGTACGAAGCCTGTTCCAAAAACGCCGCTTTTGCGGCGTTTTTTGTCTCAATCTTCGGCGTCGACGGGGGCGGCAGGGCGCTTGAGAGGGGAGGACGGTGCGCCGTTGTCGAGAATGGGTGTGGTCCAGCGTCCGGTCTTGAACACGTCGTCCACGCCCCGATTGCGTGCTTCCTGGGCTACTGTCTTGCGCCAATCTTCCAGCAACTGGGTGCGTCCTGCTGCGTCCTGCATCAGCAAAGCGGTCTTCAGAAAGTGCATGAGCCGTGTGACGGTGGATGACGGTCGGGCATCGGGCCGCATCCAGCGATAGGCGGCAGAGCTTTCGGCACCGAAATAAGTGGCAAAGCGCTTGGGCTCAATATCGGCAATCTCGTTCATGAAGGCCAGCATCTCGGGCGCAGTGGGCTGTTTGGGGATCACGGCCAGTTCCGGGTGCTGAGCCAGAAAGCGCACCAGCAAGGCCAGGGTAGGATCTTTGACGGGCTCATCCGGTGCCTGACGCACCACCTGCATCCAACGTGTGATCGACATGCTGAGCACCCAGATGATGTCGTTGGTCAGCAAGCCGAACTCCTGACGGACAGCATCCAGATCACGGCCTAGGACGGGGCGGTTGGAAGGGATCATGGTGTGAAGGGTGAGATTGTTGCAATTTAGGCTTGTTCAGGTGCCTGCTGCTCAAGTGACGTCATGGCGACCCTGTTCGGCTGACGCAATGCGTGCAGAAACGACAGAATAGAAGGAATCTTGGTGTGAAATTTAGCATTGTGAATATACTGTATGTCACGCCATTGATTCACCCACCCCCGATGTAGACGTTTCCCGCACCTATGTCCCATACCGTTTCGTCTCGTGTCCAGCTCACATTGCTCAGCCTGTTTCGCCTGCATGGCAAGCATCTGCAACCCGTGGTTGGGGCGGAGCGTGTGTTCGATGAAGGGCATGGTCTGCAGGTGGTTGCGAACTCGATTCCATTTCGCAACCGGGCTATGGATGCCAGAGCGCCGCGTCCCGGTATGGGCCTGCTGGCGCTTTTCGGTATTCGCGATGCGCTCGACGAGTTGCAGCACTGGCGCATGGTGGCACGCACCTCCCAAGCGCAATTTGCCTACCTGCAGTTGCAGGTAGAGGTGGGCACGAATGCCACCGTGGCACCCACGCGCCAGATGCTGCGCGAGCAGGGCGCGGGCATGCGCTTTCTGAACGTGCGCCGCAGCGCCTCCGAGTTCCAGAAGGACCTGCTGGCGCGCTTTGCCCAATATGTGGCGCAAGAGGGAGGCAGTCCCGAGCGCGATATGGCCCATGTGCGGCAGATGGCGCTGCGCCCGGATCTGTTCGAACGGCTGCTCTACGAGGACGAGGACCTGCGGCATATCGATGTCCTGATCATTCCTCTGGCCGATTGGCCGGACCCGACGCGCGTGCGCCAGGTGGCCTATGTGCGCGCCGGTACGCCACTGCTGGCCCTGCTTCAGGGGAGCGATCAGATGCAGGTGCACCTGCCAGGCTGGATGGCGCGGCGTTATCTGCCAGGGCAAGCTCTAGATACTGTGCCATTTGGGGCGGGCGAGCTGGCACAGCCCCTGTAGTCCGCTGGTGCGGGCATGGCATTCATGAGTGCGATGTCTGGATGTATCGATCGCTATATAAAATGTAGCATGTACCGCTTTTTGGACATCGATTTCAATGGCTTTTATTGCTGAAGCCATTGTATTTGTTGCGCTGGATGCTCCTCTTTTAGCCAACTGTCCCTAGCACCTTCAATTCCTTGCCCTCTGGTACCTCGTTGAAGGACAGCACCTGCAGACCTTGGGCAAACAGGCGTGCGTAGCGCGCCAGCAGGGGGCGCAGCTGGGGTGTGACCAGCAGCACCGGTGCCGTGGCCTGCTGTTTCATCAGATCGCGCGCATGACTCATGTGCTCCTGCAACTGGCCCAGCAGATTCGGATCCACCGGGAAGTTATCCAGCGCGACCTTCTTGTTGGTGTGGCGTGCGGTGTTCAGCGCGCCCAGCAGCAGCTGCTCCAGGCTGTTGCCCAGAGTGAAGGCCTGGATCTCGGGCACCGATCCCACGGTGGAGTTGACGATCTGGCGGCGCAGCGCGCAGCGCACCTCGGCGGCCAGCAGGATGGGGTCCTTGGTGGCTTCGGCGCTGTCCACCAGGGCGGTGGCGATCAGCACGATGTCCTTGAGCGAAACACCCTCGCGCAGCAGCTGCTTGTACACCGTGTGCTGCAGCGGCGCGGGGCAGGCTTTTTCCAGCGCGGCGGCCAGCTTGGGCGACAAGGCCGTAAGGCGTTCGCCCATGGCGTGCACGTCCTCGAAGCGGATCAGCTCGTCCAGATGGCTGCGCACCACGCGCGTGAGGTGGGTGGCGACGATGCTCACGCAGTCCGCCACCTGGTAGCCCATGCCCAGGGCATGGGCCTTGTCCTTGGGTTCGATCCAGGTCACGGGCAACTGGTAGGCGGGCTCGATGCCGGGGATCCCGTCAAGCTGACCGTAGACATGGGGCGAGGGAATGGCCATCAGCCGGTCGGCATGCACCTCGGCCTTGGCCACCACGGTGTCGTTGATGAGCACGGTGTACTGGTTGGGTGGCAGCGTCAGGTCATCGCGCACATGCACAGGGGGCAGGACAAAACCCATGGCTTCGCTGATGGTCTGGCGCACGCCGCGCAGGCGCACGGCCAGAGGTGCGCCCTGAGCCGGGTCCAGTTGGCCGACCAGGCGGTAGCCCACGCGTACCGACAACTGTTCGGTGATCGGCAGGCTGTGCCAGCCAAAGTCCTGGGCAGCGGCTGCGGTCACGGTCTGCAGCAAGACCATTTCATCCTGGGCGGGCAGAGGCCTGGCCGGTTGCTTGGCCATGACCCAGCCGCCCAGCACCAGCACGCTGGCAAAAGCCAGGAAGGGCAGCCAGGGCATGCCAGGAATCAGGCCCAGCACCAGCATCACCACGGCAGCGCTGTACAGCACCGTGGGCTTGGCCAGCAGTTGCTGGCGCACTTGGTCGGGGAATTCACCCGCATCGGCGTCGCTGAT
This window of the Comamonas testosteroni genome carries:
- a CDS encoding flagellar biosynthesis protein FlhA; protein product: MKYLTELRQALSRHQWAVPVFLLALLAMIMLPLPPLALDIFFTFNIVVSLVVVLVAVGVKRPLDFSIFPTVILATTLMRLGLTVASTRVVLLHGQNGPDAAGHVIESFGNVVIGGNFVVGLVVFVILMIINFVVVTKGAERISEVSARFTLDALPGKQMAIDADLNAGLINQQQAQTRRRDVATEADFYGAMDGASKFVRGDAIASILILVINLIGGVAIGSLMHDLPLGESFRLYALLTIGDGLVSQIPALLLSAASAVIVTRISDADAGEFPDQVRQQLLAKPTVLYSAAVVMLVLGLIPGMPWLPFLAFASVLVLGGWVMAKQPARPLPAQDEMVLLQTVTAAAAQDFGWHSLPITEQLSVRVGYRLVGQLDPAQGAPLAVRLRGVRQTISEAMGFVLPPVHVRDDLTLPPNQYTVLINDTVVAKAEVHADRLMAIPSPHVYGQLDGIPGIEPAYQLPVTWIEPKDKAHALGMGYQVADCVSIVATHLTRVVRSHLDELIRFEDVHAMGERLTALSPKLAAALEKACPAPLQHTVYKQLLREGVSLKDIVLIATALVDSAEATKDPILLAAEVRCALRRQIVNSTVGSVPEIQAFTLGNSLEQLLLGALNTARHTNKKVALDNFPVDPNLLGQLQEHMSHARDLMKQQATAPVLLVTPQLRPLLARYARLFAQGLQVLSFNEVPEGKELKVLGTVG
- the rplB gene encoding 50S ribosomal protein L2; the encoded protein is MAVIKLKPTTPGQRGAVKVTRDHLHKGEGFAPLLEAQFQKAGRNNNGHITTRHKGGGHKHHYRVVDFKRNKDGIPAKVERIEYDPNRTAHIALVCYADGERRYVIAPRNLEVGATIISGSEAPIRVGNTLPIRNIPVGSTIHCIELKIGAGAQIARSAGTSATLLAREGIYAQVRMRSGEVRKVHIECRATIGEVANEEHSLRRLGKAGVKRWMGIRPTVRGTVMNPVDHPHGGGEGKTGEGRHPVDPWGNLTKGYRTRNNKRTQTMIVSRRKK
- the rpsQ gene encoding 30S ribosomal protein S17, whose product is MTEAKTSLKRTLIGKVVSDKRAKTVTVLVERRVKHPIYDKIMIKSSKYHAHDEQGEYKLGDVVEITESRPLSKTKNWVATRLVQKAALV
- the tuf gene encoding elongation factor Tu: MAKEKFERTKPHVNVGTIGHVDHGKTTLTAAIATVLSKHFGGEAKDYSQIDNAPEEKARGITINTSHVEYETANRHYAHVDCPGHADYVKNMITGAAQMDGAILVCSAADGPMPQTREHILLSRQVGVPYIIVFLNKADMVDDEELLELVEMEVRELLSKYDFPGDDTPIIRGSAKLALEGDQSDKGEPAILKLAEALDTYIPTPERAVDGAFAMPVEDVFSISGRGTVVTGRIERGIVKVGEEIEIVGIKDTVKTTVTGVEMFRKLLDQGQAGDNVGLLLRGTKREDVERGQVLCKPGSIKPHTNFTAEVYVLSKDEGGRHTPFFNNYRPQFYFRTTDVTGSIELPEGKEMVMPGDNVSITVKLISPIAMEEGLRFAIREGGRTVGAGVVATIIA
- the rplP gene encoding 50S ribosomal protein L16 produces the protein MLQPARRKFRKEQKGRNTGIATRGNSVAFGDFGLKSTDRGRLTARQIEAARRAISRHVKRGGRIWIRVFPDKPISTKPAEVRMGNGKGNPEYYVAEIQPGKVIYEIVGVPEELAREAFRLAAAKLPLRTTFVSRHIGA
- a CDS encoding peroxiredoxin; this translates as MIKVGDALPAVTLMEYVEVEGNGCSLGPNPVKLPEALAGKTIAVFAVPGAFTPTCSEKHLPGYVAKAEELKAAGVDEIWCLAVNDAFVMGAWGRDQKVAGKVRMIADGDAAFAKATGLTLDLNGKGLGLRANRFSMLVKDGKVATLNVEAPGKFEVSDAGTMLAQAKQG
- the rpmC gene encoding 50S ribosomal protein L29, translated to MTKSAELRQKDVAGLEAEVKSLQKAHFGLRMQKATQQLGNTATIKATRRDIARAKTILAEKQAAK
- the rpsC gene encoding 30S ribosomal protein S3; protein product: MGQKIHPTGFRLAVSRNWASRWYASNRDFAGMLAEDIKVREYLKAKLKNAAVARVLIERPAKNARITIFSARPGVVIGKKGEDIEALKKELAARLGVPVAVNIEEVRKPEIDAKLIADSICQQLEKRIMFRRAMKRAMQNAMRLGAQGIKIMSSGRLNGIEIARTEWYREGRVPLHTLRADIDYGFSEAKTTYGIIGVKVWVYKGDTLGRNDLPAVETPRPEDERRPRGPRRDGRRDGRDGAGRGGRRPAGTNAAPADGSDKPAGAGADSVKRVRKADAPATAADGKGE
- the rplV gene encoding 50S ribosomal protein L22, whose translation is MSETRAVLRGVRLSVDKGRLVADLIRGKKVDQALNILQFTQKKAAVILKKVLESAIANAEHNDGADIDELKVKTIYVEQGTTLKRFTARAKGRGNRISKPTCHIYVTVGN
- the rplC gene encoding 50S ribosomal protein L3: MSLSNSLGLLGRKVGMMRLFTDDGDAVPVTVVDVSNNRVTQVKTQENDGYVALQVTFGARKASRVTKPQAGHLAKAGVEAGEVTREFRVTDETAGKYAAGAVLPVAELFSVGQKVDVQGTSIGKGYAGTIKRHNFSSQRASHGNSRSHNVPGSIGMAQDPGRVFPGKRMTGHMGDETVTTQNLDVVRIDEARQLLLIKGAIPGAKGGFVSVRPAIKAKASKGAN
- the rpsS gene encoding 30S ribosomal protein S19, producing the protein MTRSLKKGPFVDHHLLAKVEKAIATKDKKPVKTWSRRSMVLPEFIGLTIAVHNGKQHVPVYVTDQMVGHKLGEFALTRTFKGHPADKKAKK
- the rplD gene encoding 50S ribosomal protein L4, whose product is MQLELLNEQGQAASKVEAPETVFGREFNEDLVHQLVTAYRANARQGTRAQKDREQVRHTTAKPFKQKGTGRARAGMSSSPLWRGGGRIFPNLPEENFSQKINKKMYRAGMTAILSQLAREGRLAVVESLTLDTPKTKVLADKFKAMNLSSSVMVIAEEIDENLYLASRNLKNVFVVEPRYADPVSLVHYKKVLVTKGAIDKLKEMFA
- the rpsJ gene encoding 30S ribosomal protein S10; protein product: MSKQKIRIRLKAFDYKLIDQSAAEIVDTAKRTGAIVKGPVPLPTRMKRFDILRSPHVNKTSRDQFEIRTHQRLMDIVDPTDKTVDALMKLDLPAGVDVEIKLQ
- the rplW gene encoding 50S ribosomal protein L23, which encodes MSTTKFDEGRLMQVLVAPIVSEKATLVAEKSNAVTFKVLQNATKPEIKAAVELMFKVEVAGVSVVNTKGKTKRFGKTVGRRDNVRKAYVMLKPGQELNLSGEAA